A single Diachasmimorpha longicaudata isolate KC_UGA_2023 chromosome 10, iyDiaLong2, whole genome shotgun sequence DNA region contains:
- the LOC135167074 gene encoding N-alpha-acetyltransferase 80 isoform X2, translated as MVNPNPYTIVPMHERPDLLKETSRLINSQWPASERRRLRTLEASCDNFPINLLLLKDNRVLGHCRISRMPSKEDSCFIETFVIDREYRSQGLGSKLLHAAGELMSKKGIKNSFLSTKGQEKFYSKNGYKICETADIMPGLDRVVPSHQLPFKKINPLPKISGPPPPPMPRNRFLPQTVLLYPGRTHMLKHL; from the exons ATGGTGAATCCCAATCCATATACGATCGTACCAATGCACGAGCGCCCCGACTTGCTCAAGGAAACTTCCAGACTGATCAATTCACAGTGGCCTGCCAGCGAGCGCAGACG ATTACGAACTCTTGAAGCATCATGTGATAACTTCCCGATAAACTTGCTCCTCCTCAAAGACAACAGAGTCCTCGGTCACTGCCGAATATCAAGGATGCCTTCAAAAGAGGACAGTTGTTTCATAGAAACct TTGTCATCGATCGTGAATACAGATCCCAAGGTCTTGGGTCAAAGCTTCTCCACGCAGCTGGTGAACTCATGTCCAAGAAGGGAATAAAGAATTCATTCCTCTCAACGAAAGgtcaagaaaaattttattccaaaaatGGGTACAAGATCTGCGAAACTGCAGATATAATGCCAGGATTGGATAGAGTTGTCCCGTCACATCAGCtgccatttaaaaaaattaatccactGCCTAAAATTTCGGGACCACCCCCACCACCAATGCCCAGAAATCGTTTCTTACCACAGACGGTGCTGCTGTATCCCGGAAGAACTCACATGCTGAAACATTTATag
- the LOC135167072 gene encoding radial spoke head protein 6 homolog A, with product MAYSYDIDEAPVPKLPSIQHDVQRGKMFLMKHSSESGDCLYDHLLELLEKILSERPKNAVDVFESYSKELKERRLRIKSNLHDLYLPPAEYSEAEKLIKLFQIVKQEESDVNEMDDGNETGYQRMPPNLMDLFYYLEQADVGFPKSEVVLLNLSVRRLMKEHQIVNVRFWGKILGKPLNYYVVEAELTQEEVLRRLERDEGDEQETKTIDEDERDVEDSGANVSREDYGDERSTLESAFSVLEGGDEKLIIPSEVIGTGVNKKVYFVCKSPGQDPWVELPPVTPEQIIISRKILRHFTGCLETPIHTFPAFPGNEKNYLRAQIARITATTSVSPIGYFIFGRGEEQTGEEGDVDEEEEEGEGEDISVNPHYDPLPANELTDPSLSNWCHHVDYILDQGRTAWWNPEGEEQPEEEAGEEEEESREDEEEDEDEEQSDRRRIKKEIGPSLLTPLSEDLLIDTTPPWTARLSSKIQQDTAIAVVRSNLWPGAVAFAKDKKFGNFYVGTGHKFTTRSYAPPAMPAVQQHYKLGPEIMEMMEPSFETEEAYRIAHLPPTKISVAVDEQDDEDDEEGEEEEEQEEDVDEDSLND from the exons ATGGCTTACTCGTATGACATTGATGAAGCCCCTGTACCAAAATTGCCATCAATTCAGCACGATGTACAGAGGGGAAAGATGTTTCTCATGAAACATAGCAGCGAATCTGGAGATTGTCT ATACGATCATTTATTAGAATTGttagaaaaaattctatcagAAAGGCCGAAGAATGCGGTGGACGTATTCGAGAGTTACAGTAAAGAATTAAAAGAGAGGAGACTGAGAATAAAATCAAATCTCCACGATCTCTATCTTCCACCAGCCGAGTATAGCGAGGCGGAAAAGCTTATTAAACTTTTCCAA ATAGTGAAGCAGGAAGAGAGTGATGTAAATGAAATGGACGACGGAAACGAGACGGGATATCAAAGAATGCCTCCAAATTTGatggatttattttattatttggagCAGGCTGATGTTGGTTTTCCCAAGTCTGAAGTTGTTCTGCTGAACTTGAGTGTAAGAAGACTTATGAAAGAACATCAGATCGTCAACGTGAG ATTCTGGGGTAAAATACTTGGAAAACCCCTCAATTACTACGTAGTGGAAGCAGAATTGACCCAGGAAGAGGTTTTACGTCGTCTCGAA CGCGATGAGGGCGATGAACAGGAGACGAAGACTATCGATGAGGATGAAAGAGACGTTGAGGATTCTGGTGCAAATGTTAGTAGAGAGGATTACGGGGATGAAAGGAGTACTTTGGAATCCGCGTTTTCAGTGTTGGAGGGCGGTGACGAGAAGCTCATCATTCCCAGTGAAGTTATTGGAACTggagtaaataaaaaa GTTTACTTCGTTTGTAAATCACCGGGACAAGACCCCTGGGTGGAGCTACCCCCCGTTACACCAGAGCAAATCATCATTTCGCGAAAAATTTTACGACACTTCACTGGCTGCCTGGAGACTcca atCCACACGTTCCCAGCGTTTCCCGGTAATGAAAAGAATTATTTGAGGGCGCAAATTGCTAGAATCACTGCAACCACTTCAGTCTCGCCAATTGGAtactttatatttggtagggggGAAGAACAGACTGGGGAGGAGGGAGATGTCGACGAGGAGGAGGAAGAAGGCGAGG GTGAAGACATATCAGTCAACCCTCATTACGATCCCCTTCCCGCCAACGAGCTGACAGATCCATCCCTATCAAACTGGTGTCATCATGTCGATTACATTCTCGACCAGGGTCGAACTGCCTGGTGGAATCCAGAGGGTGAGGAACAGCCTGAG GAAGAAGCAggggaagaagaggaagaatcTCGTGAAGACGAGGAGGAAGATGAAGATGAGGAGCAGAGCGACAGGAGAAGAATTAAAAAGGAGATAGGTCCTTCCCTACTGACGCCTCTATCCGAAGATCTTTTGATTGATACAACTCCGCCGTGGACGGCTCGGTTGTCCTCGAAAATCCAACAAGACACGGCCATTGCTGTCGTAAGATCCAACCTCTGGCCGGGAGCTGTTGCATTCGCCAAGGACAA gaaatttgggaatttttacgTGGGGACTGGGCATAAATTCACCACTCGGAGTTACGCCCCTCCGGCAATGCCAGCGGTGCAACAACACTACAAGCTTGGCCCTGAGATCATGGAGATGATGGAACCGAGCTTCGAAACGGAAGAGGCTTATCGGATCGCCCACTTACCACCCACGAAAatatctgttgcgg TAGATGAGCAGGACGACGAAGATGATGAAGAGGGCGAAGAGGAGGAAGAACAAGAAGAGGATGTGGACGAAGATTCTTTGAATGATTAA
- the LOC135167076 gene encoding flavin reductase (NADPH) gives MKKIVIFGSTGMTGLCALEHAVKKGLQVRVLVRDESKIPDHLRGKVEAVVGDVKNAEEVKNAVAGQEGVVVVLGTRNDLSPTTMMSDGLKNIITAMKTNGIEVISVCLSAFLFYQPEKVPAIFKDINDDHERMFKALKESGLSWIAVLPPHIAESPSGNMLIKYDESPGRAVSKHDLGKFLVDSLDQPEHHQKICGITTA, from the exons atgaagaagATTGTGATATTCGGGTCCACAGGGATGACTGGTCTCTGCGCCCTGGAGCATGCTGTCAAAAAAG GTCTTCAGGTGCGAGTGCTCGTGCGTGACGAATCAAAAATTCCGGATCATTTGAGGGGAAAAGTTGAGGCCGTTGTCGGTGATGTCAAGAACGCTGAGGAAGTTAAGAATGCTGTTGCTGGCCAGGAGGGCGTCGTTGTGgtcctaggaactcggaatgACTTGA GTCCAACGACAATGATGTCTGACGGCCTGAAAAACATCATCACTGCGATGAAGACCAATGGCATAGAAGTGATATCTGTGTGCTTATCAGCATTCCTCTTTTATCAACCTGAAAAAGTGCCAGCCATTTTCAAGGATATCAATGATGATCACGAGCGAATGTTCAAGGCTCTGAAGGAGAGTGGCTTGAGCTGGATCGCTGTTTTGCCCCCGCACATTGCAG AGTCACCAAGTGGAAATATGTTGATAAAATATGACGAATCTCCTGGACGTGCGGTTTCAAAACACGATCTGGGAAAATTTCTAGTCGACAGCTTGGACCAACCAGAGCATCACCAGAAAATCTGTGGCATCACAACAGCTTGA
- the LOC135167074 gene encoding N-alpha-acetyltransferase 80 isoform X1 translates to MRLGILSSGIDTILEMVNPNPYTIVPMHERPDLLKETSRLINSQWPASERRRLRTLEASCDNFPINLLLLKDNRVLGHCRISRMPSKEDSCFIETFVIDREYRSQGLGSKLLHAAGELMSKKGIKNSFLSTKGQEKFYSKNGYKICETADIMPGLDRVVPSHQLPFKKINPLPKISGPPPPPMPRNRFLPQTVLLYPGRTHMLKHL, encoded by the exons ATGAGGCTGGGCATTCTATCTAGTGGAATTGACacaatttt GGAGATGGTGAATCCCAATCCATATACGATCGTACCAATGCACGAGCGCCCCGACTTGCTCAAGGAAACTTCCAGACTGATCAATTCACAGTGGCCTGCCAGCGAGCGCAGACG ATTACGAACTCTTGAAGCATCATGTGATAACTTCCCGATAAACTTGCTCCTCCTCAAAGACAACAGAGTCCTCGGTCACTGCCGAATATCAAGGATGCCTTCAAAAGAGGACAGTTGTTTCATAGAAACct TTGTCATCGATCGTGAATACAGATCCCAAGGTCTTGGGTCAAAGCTTCTCCACGCAGCTGGTGAACTCATGTCCAAGAAGGGAATAAAGAATTCATTCCTCTCAACGAAAGgtcaagaaaaattttattccaaaaatGGGTACAAGATCTGCGAAACTGCAGATATAATGCCAGGATTGGATAGAGTTGTCCCGTCACATCAGCtgccatttaaaaaaattaatccactGCCTAAAATTTCGGGACCACCCCCACCACCAATGCCCAGAAATCGTTTCTTACCACAGACGGTGCTGCTGTATCCCGGAAGAACTCACATGCTGAAACATTTATag